The following proteins come from a genomic window of Gottfriedia acidiceleris:
- a CDS encoding SMI1/KNR4 family protein, translating into MWKNLINKVSEEPLFNEPATQEQLEEINEKFNLEIKNELANLLKETNGFDSGGVRFWSSNEIIEENVERRTLEVYKDCYMTFDSLLFFADAGNGDFFGFSIINGDIQKDDIYVWNHIDDSRTWIAPSLEEFFIWWSDGSISI; encoded by the coding sequence ATGTGGAAAAATTTAATAAATAAAGTCTCAGAAGAACCGTTGTTTAATGAACCAGCGACTCAGGAACAGTTAGAAGAAATTAATGAAAAGTTTAATCTTGAAATTAAAAATGAATTAGCTAATCTTTTAAAAGAAACAAATGGATTTGATAGTGGAGGCGTTAGATTTTGGTCTTCGAATGAAATAATCGAAGAAAATGTTGAGCGAAGAACACTTGAAGTGTATAAAGATTGTTACATGACTTTCGATAGTTTATTATTTTTCGCGGACGCTGGCAATGGTGATTTTTTTGGATTTTCAATCATTAACGGTGACATACAAAAAGATGATATCTATGTATGGAATCATATAGACGATAGCCGAACATGGATTGCACCATCATTAGAAGAGTTTTTTATTTGGTGGAGCGATGGTTCAATTAGTATTTAA
- a CDS encoding DinB family protein translates to MKSQGLIKQFQFVRMGTLKKFDTITEEMADVKFDGLNNTLRWQLGHIYTVTEMGMHLGSPEKMQLPARYKDLFGNGTSPANWTDEVPTLQELKEKLHSQMARVIELADETNETAAPFEIANFKTVGEMVHFSISHEMLHQGQIIIMTKLTQ, encoded by the coding sequence ATGAAATCACAAGGTTTAATCAAGCAATTTCAATTTGTTCGCATGGGTACACTGAAAAAATTTGATACAATAACAGAGGAAATGGCAGATGTAAAGTTTGATGGACTGAATAACACGCTCCGTTGGCAACTCGGACATATTTATACGGTCACTGAAATGGGGATGCATTTGGGCAGCCCCGAAAAAATGCAACTACCAGCTCGTTATAAGGATCTCTTTGGAAATGGAACAAGCCCTGCAAACTGGACAGACGAGGTACCAACATTACAAGAATTAAAAGAAAAATTACATAGTCAAATGGCGCGTGTTATCGAATTGGCTGATGAAACAAACGAGACTGCTGCACCATTCGAAATTGCTAACTTTAAAACAGTCGGCGAAATGGTTCATTTCTCTATTAGTCATGAAATGCTTCATCAAGGTCAAATTATCATAATGACAAAATTGACACAATAA
- the asnA gene encoding aspartate--ammonia ligase, whose translation MYQSLMTVRETQIAIKEVKTFFEDQLAKRLGLFRVSAPLFVTKKSGLNDHLNGVERPIEFDMLHSGEELEIVHSLAKWKRFALHEYGYEAGEGLYTNMNAIRRDEELDATHSIYVDQWDWEKIIQKEWRKIDYLQETVQTIYGIFKDLENYLFEKYPYLGKYLPENIIFITAQELEDKYPELTPKDREHAIAKEHGAVFIIGIGDVLRSGEKHDGRAADYDDWKLNGDILFWHPVLQSSFELSSMGIRVDCKSLDEQLTKTGEDFKRDYDFHKGILEEVLPLTIGGGIGQSRMCMFFLRKAHIGEVQSSVWPDEMREACKKENIHLF comes from the coding sequence ATGTATCAATCATTAATGACAGTAAGAGAGACACAAATCGCAATTAAGGAAGTTAAAACATTTTTTGAGGATCAATTAGCAAAACGTCTTGGATTGTTCCGCGTATCTGCACCGTTATTCGTAACGAAAAAATCGGGTTTAAACGATCACTTAAACGGTGTAGAACGCCCAATTGAATTTGATATGCTACATTCAGGAGAAGAGTTAGAAATTGTTCACTCACTAGCGAAATGGAAACGATTTGCACTGCATGAATATGGTTATGAAGCTGGTGAAGGTTTATATACAAACATGAACGCGATTCGCCGTGATGAAGAACTTGATGCAACTCATTCAATTTATGTTGACCAATGGGATTGGGAAAAAATTATTCAAAAAGAATGGCGTAAAATAGATTATTTACAAGAAACCGTACAAACAATTTATGGAATCTTCAAAGATTTGGAAAATTATTTATTTGAAAAATATCCGTACCTTGGGAAGTATTTACCAGAAAATATCATATTTATTACAGCCCAAGAATTAGAAGATAAATACCCAGAATTAACACCGAAAGATCGTGAGCATGCGATTGCAAAAGAGCACGGTGCAGTTTTTATTATTGGAATTGGCGATGTGCTTCGTTCAGGTGAAAAACATGATGGACGTGCAGCTGACTATGACGATTGGAAATTAAACGGAGACATCTTATTCTGGCATCCAGTATTGCAATCCTCATTTGAATTATCATCAATGGGTATCCGTGTTGATTGTAAATCACTTGATGAGCAGTTAACGAAGACGGGTGAAGATTTCAAACGCGATTATGATTTTCATAAAGGGATCTTAGAAGAAGTGCTACCACTAACAATTGGTGGTGGTATTGGGCAATCAAGAATGTGCATGTTCTTCTTACGTAAAGCGCATATTGGCGAAGTTCAATCTTCTGTATGGCCTGATGAAATGCGAGAAGCATGTAAGAAGGAAAACATTCATTTGTTTTAA
- a CDS encoding cytochrome P450 — protein MLEVNGLASYSPLGHLNEFRKDPIFFLSELYRNHETIVSFRFAHRKMNLLLDPDLIKEVLVTKQRSFHKSKPFQEMKTLLGEGLLTSEDEVHMKQRRLIQPSFTKQHIQSYAEDMTLLTEEFISSWKDGEEHLISRDMMELTLAIIAKTMFSMDLNQGHDRVGKHFDIIMDITTKRIRSVLKAPLKLNTPKNKSLTEAIKAIDKVLYEIIEKRNNSETKEDLLGLLMQARDEESNEGMTKQQLRDEAMTIFLAGHETTANALSWCLYLLSQHPDKAKLLYEEVDRVLGKRRADYHSMKDLIYAQQIIWESIRLYPPAWLISRKAIEDVSIGDYRIQKGETVMMSSYIMQRSEKYFSHAKEFLPERFKNGKVEGVPEYAYFPFGGGPRVCIGNHFAIMEATLVLATIVQHYTIELAPNHHKVETEPLITLRPKDGLRMIVKKRK, from the coding sequence ATGCTTGAAGTAAATGGACTGGCTTCTTATTCACCTTTAGGGCATTTGAATGAGTTTCGGAAAGATCCAATATTTTTTTTAAGTGAACTTTATAGAAATCACGAAACGATTGTCTCGTTTCGATTTGCTCATCGTAAAATGAACTTGCTATTGGACCCCGATTTAATTAAAGAGGTATTAGTAACTAAGCAGCGTTCTTTCCATAAATCAAAGCCATTTCAAGAGATGAAAACTTTGCTTGGTGAGGGATTGTTAACGAGTGAAGATGAAGTACATATGAAACAGCGGCGTTTGATTCAGCCGTCATTTACGAAGCAGCATATACAATCTTATGCTGAGGATATGACATTGCTCACGGAAGAGTTTATTAGTTCATGGAAGGATGGTGAAGAGCATCTCATTAGTAGAGATATGATGGAGCTTACATTAGCTATTATTGCTAAAACTATGTTTAGTATGGATCTCAATCAAGGACATGATCGTGTTGGGAAACACTTTGACATTATTATGGATATTACAACGAAGCGAATTCGATCTGTTTTAAAAGCTCCACTCAAACTGAATACACCAAAAAATAAATCTTTAACAGAGGCTATTAAGGCGATCGATAAGGTGTTATATGAAATTATTGAAAAAAGAAATAACTCAGAAACAAAAGAAGATTTACTAGGACTACTAATGCAAGCAAGGGATGAAGAGTCTAATGAAGGTATGACGAAACAACAATTAAGGGATGAAGCAATGACAATTTTCCTTGCAGGTCATGAAACGACAGCGAATGCATTATCTTGGTGCTTATATCTTTTATCCCAGCATCCCGACAAAGCTAAATTATTATATGAAGAAGTAGATCGTGTTCTAGGCAAAAGACGAGCAGATTATCATTCTATGAAAGATTTAATCTATGCTCAGCAAATTATTTGGGAAAGTATACGCCTCTATCCCCCTGCATGGCTTATTAGCAGAAAAGCTATAGAAGATGTCAGCATTGGCGATTACAGAATTCAAAAAGGTGAGACAGTCATGATGAGTTCTTATATCATGCAGCGTTCAGAAAAGTATTTCTCTCATGCAAAAGAATTTCTTCCAGAGCGGTTTAAAAATGGAAAGGTTGAAGGTGTACCTGAATATGCGTATTTTCCTTTTGGTGGTGGGCCACGTGTTTGTATTGGAAATCATTTTGCAATTATGGAGGCTACTTTAGTATTAGCAACGATCGTTCAGCATTATACGATTGAACTAGCTCCTAATCATCATAAAGTGGAGACAGAACCGCTTATCACTCTTCGTCCGAAAGATGGTTTGCGTATGATTGTAAAAAAGAGAAAATGA
- a CDS encoding GNAT family N-acetyltransferase: MYRKEFFVFDQDKPVPVVIRNYNENDFTDLIRIQQESFPPPFPSELWWNEEQLKNHVTLFPEGALCIEVNGQMAGSMTGLLVQFDPSHPDHSWEEVTDHGYIRNHNPNGNTLYVVDIGVRPTYRKLGLGKWLMFSMYDVVLHLDLERLLGGGRMPGYHKEAHNLSPDQYIDAVIKGELKDPVISFLLRCGRTPVKVVANYLEDEESCNYGTLMEWKNPFKHSN, from the coding sequence ATGTATCGAAAGGAATTTTTTGTTTTCGACCAGGACAAACCAGTCCCAGTGGTAATTCGAAATTATAATGAGAATGATTTTACTGATTTAATTCGTATTCAACAAGAAAGCTTTCCGCCACCATTCCCATCGGAACTATGGTGGAATGAGGAGCAACTTAAAAACCATGTAACTCTTTTTCCAGAAGGAGCGTTATGTATAGAAGTAAATGGTCAAATGGCGGGTTCTATGACAGGTCTACTAGTTCAGTTTGACCCTAGCCATCCTGACCATTCATGGGAAGAGGTTACTGATCATGGTTATATTCGTAACCACAATCCAAACGGTAATACACTTTATGTCGTTGATATTGGCGTCAGACCGACCTATCGAAAATTAGGTTTAGGCAAATGGTTAATGTTTTCTATGTATGATGTTGTTTTACATCTTGATTTGGAAAGATTGCTTGGTGGAGGTAGGATGCCAGGATATCATAAAGAGGCGCATAACTTGTCACCCGATCAATACATAGATGCTGTAATAAAAGGGGAGCTAAAGGATCCAGTTATTAGTTTTCTCCTTCGATGTGGTCGTACCCCAGTTAAGGTAGTAGCGAATTATTTAGAGGACGAAGAATCATGCAATTATGGAACTCTAATGGAATGGAAAAATCCATTTAAACATTCTAATTAA
- a CDS encoding sugar ABC transporter permease, which produces MNFFQEAGMLLRKNIREYGMYIALAVIMLVFTLNTDGLFMSSRNLSDLINMTGYVAVLAVGMTLVIVIRHIDLSVGFVAGFLGAVVALFLTHGMPVWISIIAVLVFGAIIGLINGFFVANLGIPSFVVSLAGMLIFKGLLLMSLVKTGTIIVANESFKAIGNGYIPSLGDLNGLHISTLLIGAICIILLIWSDFKKRSVNIKYGFEVLSMPMQIIKLLFISGIIGYICYILAGYQGISWTAVIMFIVVVVYHFITTRTPLGRHIYAVGGNPEAAQLSGISVKKITYIVFGSMSMLAALSGVLFTARLASASPQAGTMFELDAIAAAYVGGVSAAGGVGKVTGTIIGAFVMASLTSGMNLMGIDISYQYIIRGAVLVLAVVFDVMTRNKGK; this is translated from the coding sequence ATGAACTTTTTTCAAGAAGCAGGCATGTTATTAAGGAAAAACATCCGTGAATATGGAATGTATATTGCTCTTGCAGTAATAATGTTAGTGTTTACTTTAAATACAGATGGACTATTTATGTCATCTCGTAATTTAAGTGATTTAATCAATATGACAGGTTATGTAGCTGTTCTTGCTGTAGGGATGACATTAGTAATTGTCATTCGTCATATTGACCTTTCAGTTGGGTTTGTTGCTGGTTTTCTAGGGGCAGTGGTTGCTCTATTTCTAACACATGGAATGCCGGTTTGGATCTCAATTATTGCAGTTCTAGTATTTGGAGCTATTATTGGTTTAATAAATGGATTCTTCGTTGCTAATTTAGGAATTCCATCATTCGTAGTGTCACTAGCAGGCATGTTAATATTCAAGGGATTACTACTAATGTCTCTTGTTAAAACTGGTACGATTATCGTTGCTAACGAAAGCTTTAAAGCAATTGGAAATGGCTATATTCCTAGTTTAGGAGATTTGAACGGTTTACACATCTCAACATTATTAATTGGAGCGATCTGTATTATTCTTCTTATATGGAGCGACTTTAAAAAGAGAAGCGTAAACATAAAGTATGGTTTTGAAGTACTTTCAATGCCAATGCAAATCATAAAATTATTATTTATTTCCGGTATCATTGGTTACATTTGCTATATACTTGCAGGCTATCAAGGAATTTCTTGGACTGCTGTGATCATGTTTATTGTAGTAGTAGTCTACCACTTCATTACAACAAGAACTCCTTTAGGGCGTCACATTTATGCAGTTGGTGGAAACCCTGAAGCAGCACAGTTAAGTGGAATTAGCGTAAAGAAAATCACTTACATTGTATTCGGTTCAATGAGTATGCTTGCAGCCCTTTCAGGCGTATTGTTTACAGCTAGACTTGCATCTGCTTCTCCCCAGGCAGGTACAATGTTTGAGTTAGATGCAATTGCTGCAGCTTATGTAGGTGGTGTTTCTGCTGCGGGTGGTGTTGGTAAAGTAACAGGTACAATTATCGGTGCATTCGTAATGGCTTCATTAACAAGTGGGATGAACTTAATGGGTATTGATATCTCATACCAATACATCATTCGAGGAGCAGTACTTGTTCTTGCGGTTGTGTTTGACGTAATGACACGTAATAAAGGGAAGTAA
- the rpiA gene encoding ribose-5-phosphate isomerase RpiA → MNENDKQIVGEKAAEFVKDGMVVGLGTGSTVLYTIKKLGQLVQEGLNIKGIPTSIQTEKLAKEVGIQLVNFSKIEQIDIAIDGADEINPNFELIKGGGGALLREKIIAKAAKIFIVVADPTKMVERLGKFRLPVEVIPFGMEMTMKHIKAIGLSPQLRLNGATPFITDNGNYIFDCSIPNHIQTQIIERELNLIPGVVENGLFVGMTDLVITLDKYENIEILSK, encoded by the coding sequence ATGAATGAGAATGATAAGCAAATTGTAGGAGAAAAGGCAGCAGAATTTGTAAAAGATGGTATGGTTGTTGGATTAGGTACGGGATCCACAGTTTTATATACGATAAAAAAGCTTGGACAATTAGTTCAGGAAGGACTGAATATAAAGGGGATTCCAACCTCCATACAAACTGAAAAGCTTGCTAAAGAGGTGGGGATCCAACTCGTAAACTTTAGTAAAATTGAACAGATTGATATTGCAATAGATGGTGCCGATGAGATTAATCCAAACTTTGAGTTAATTAAAGGTGGGGGAGGCGCTCTACTAAGAGAGAAAATCATTGCGAAAGCAGCTAAAATATTTATAGTAGTTGCTGATCCAACTAAGATGGTAGAGAGATTAGGGAAGTTCCGACTTCCAGTAGAAGTTATACCATTTGGCATGGAAATGACAATGAAACATATTAAAGCAATCGGTTTAAGTCCCCAACTTCGTTTAAATGGAGCGACTCCGTTTATTACGGATAATGGTAACTATATTTTTGACTGCAGTATACCTAATCATATACAAACTCAAATCATAGAAAGAGAGCTCAATTTGATTCCAGGAGTGGTAGAAAACGGATTATTTGTTGGAATGACTGATTTAGTTATCACGCTGGATAAATATGAAAATATAGAAATATTAAGTAAATAA
- a CDS encoding carbon-nitrogen hydrolase family protein, translating into MQLRVSAVQYHLHTINSFEEFEKQVEHYIKTAEEFEAEFIIFPEFFTTQLMSIGNEKGEALTIQDLPNFTEQYRSLFLKLAKQYNMHIIGGTHVIKKGDRLYNVAHLFYPDGRIAEQAKLHITPTEVNEWNMSAGDGLEVFETDKGTIAMLTCYDIEFPEIVRMAKAKGADVIFCPSCTDDRHGFHRVRYTCHARAIENQVYVVNTGTIGSLPTVDFMRANFGQAVVITPNDIPFPPKGIMVEGEMNQDMIVTADLNLDLLYKVREKGSVTTWRDRRTDLYPDW; encoded by the coding sequence ATGCAATTAAGAGTTTCAGCGGTTCAATATCATCTTCACACAATAAACTCCTTTGAAGAGTTTGAAAAACAAGTAGAGCATTATATTAAGACAGCAGAGGAATTTGAAGCGGAATTTATCATTTTTCCTGAATTTTTTACAACTCAGCTTATGTCAATTGGTAATGAAAAAGGTGAGGCATTAACGATTCAAGATTTACCTAACTTTACTGAACAATATCGTTCTTTATTTTTAAAGCTGGCAAAACAATACAATATGCACATTATTGGAGGAACGCATGTTATTAAAAAAGGCGATCGACTATATAATGTTGCACATTTGTTCTATCCAGATGGCCGAATTGCTGAGCAAGCAAAGCTACATATTACACCAACAGAAGTAAATGAGTGGAATATGAGTGCAGGTGACGGTCTAGAGGTTTTTGAGACAGATAAAGGAACAATTGCGATGTTGACTTGCTATGACATTGAATTTCCAGAAATCGTACGAATGGCAAAAGCTAAAGGTGCAGATGTCATTTTCTGTCCATCATGCACAGACGATCGCCATGGGTTCCACAGAGTTCGTTATACATGTCATGCAAGAGCAATTGAAAATCAAGTATATGTTGTAAATACAGGTACGATTGGTTCACTTCCAACTGTTGATTTTATGCGTGCAAATTTCGGTCAAGCAGTTGTAATCACTCCTAACGATATCCCATTTCCTCCAAAAGGAATTATGGTAGAAGGTGAAATGAATCAGGATATGATAGTTACAGCCGATCTTAATTTAGATTTATTATACAAAGTTCGGGAAAAAGGATCCGTTACAACATGGCGCGACAGACGTACAGACCTTTATCCAGATTGGTAA